One region of Halohasta litchfieldiae genomic DNA includes:
- a CDS encoding nucleotidyltransferase domain-containing protein: MTKQEMRICIDPDPNTDAGVFRIEAADDILRLLADAHETEFTIPELVDATDVARSTVWRAVDLLDSIDAVHIRETPQRNYVSINTNNLEKDDPILAIEQSEFHKPIRAFVDQIQEAIIDTDDVDSLLGIVVFGSVARAEADRQSDIDLFVVVDGDRTPARRVVTDVTADLQDQRFDGDRFEFEPYVESADSAQRAGSKLREIFLEGSTVYEDGKLQSVRKEVMADE; this comes from the coding sequence ATGACGAAACAAGAGATGCGGATCTGTATTGATCCAGATCCAAATACCGATGCGGGGGTGTTTCGCATTGAGGCAGCAGATGATATCCTCCGCCTTCTAGCCGATGCTCACGAGACAGAGTTCACCATTCCTGAACTCGTCGACGCCACGGACGTCGCTCGCTCAACGGTATGGAGGGCTGTCGACTTACTCGATAGTATTGATGCGGTCCACATTCGAGAGACGCCACAACGAAACTACGTGTCGATCAACACAAATAATCTCGAAAAAGACGACCCTATACTGGCCATCGAACAATCGGAGTTCCACAAGCCGATCCGAGCGTTCGTCGACCAGATCCAGGAAGCAATCATTGACACAGATGATGTCGACTCACTTCTTGGAATTGTCGTCTTCGGAAGCGTCGCTCGCGCTGAAGCTGATCGACAAAGCGATATTGACCTCTTCGTTGTAGTCGACGGAGATCGAACACCTGCTCGGAGGGTCGTAACCGATGTCACCGCCGACCTCCAAGACCAGCGATTCGATGGGGATCGATTTGAGTTTGAGCCATACGTCGAATCCGCAGACAGTGCCCAAAGAGCGGGATCAAAGCTTCGTGAGATCTTCTTGGAGGGAAGTACAGTATATGAAGACGGGAAACTGCAATCAGTCCGCAAAGAGGTAATGGCCGATGAGTAG
- a CDS encoding universal stress protein — MPRNVLVPTDGSPLSIDALEHALDTFPDGNLTLLHVIDPRYTTPDDDELRPERIFTDLLDLAEAHNIEVDTEIRVGHPAREIVTFSEETDVDEIMMGSHGRERASRILFGSIAERVLRRAPVPVTVVRSHQRMGTKHHLVPIDGSEQSTKALEYAFSVFPDIETTVLHAIDPMETHYGEGQLVHSEVEYEQIQEEAEELLADAEDLAQEYDANVTTTTAVEWRPNLPADAILNYIDDNNVDHVIMGSHGRSGASRLLLGSVAETVGRRSPAPVTIVR; from the coding sequence ATGCCACGGAACGTATTGGTACCCACAGACGGCTCTCCACTCTCGATAGACGCACTCGAACATGCTCTCGACACTTTCCCTGACGGGAACCTCACACTTCTGCACGTCATCGATCCTCGATACACCACGCCGGATGACGATGAGTTGAGGCCTGAACGGATATTTACCGATCTGCTTGATCTCGCCGAGGCCCACAATATCGAAGTCGACACCGAGATTCGCGTTGGCCACCCCGCCCGTGAGATTGTGACCTTCAGCGAGGAAACAGACGTCGACGAAATCATGATGGGAAGCCATGGCCGGGAGCGGGCATCACGAATCCTGTTTGGGAGCATCGCTGAGCGCGTCCTGCGACGAGCCCCCGTCCCTGTCACGGTTGTCCGCTCCCACCAACGGATGGGCACAAAGCATCATCTCGTCCCGATCGACGGCTCGGAACAGTCGACAAAAGCACTCGAATACGCCTTTTCGGTCTTCCCAGACATCGAAACAACCGTCCTCCATGCTATCGATCCGATGGAAACACACTACGGCGAGGGGCAATTGGTTCACTCCGAAGTGGAGTACGAACAAATACAGGAGGAAGCAGAGGAATTGCTGGCAGACGCAGAAGACCTAGCTCAAGAGTACGATGCCAACGTCACGACGACGACAGCTGTCGAATGGAGACCGAATCTGCCAGCGGATGCGATTCTCAACTACATCGACGACAACAACGTCGACCATGTGATCATGGGAAGCCACGGTCGCTCCGGCGCATCGAGGCTTCTCCTCGGCAGTGTTGCAGAAACCGTTGGGAGACGGTCGCCTGCACCTGTAACAATCGTCCGGTGA
- a CDS encoding SWIM zinc finger family protein: MTQSLLERLSPTNRVLKRAQYEAFAFSLYDGDVLVRNESHLQPGDHEYRVTIVDGIPESCECPADKRFEGPCKHRTAIAIRPTILDVATQMQMVADGGVTTEKAPIDPEDDTELQECDCQYLNDDFPCWECVKTGRRELPE, from the coding sequence ATGACTCAATCACTACTTGAGAGACTCAGTCCGACGAATCGTGTTCTGAAACGAGCCCAGTACGAAGCCTTCGCGTTCTCGCTGTACGACGGTGATGTCCTCGTTCGAAATGAGAGCCATCTCCAACCTGGCGATCACGAATACCGTGTCACCATCGTCGACGGGATACCAGAGAGCTGTGAGTGTCCTGCAGACAAGCGGTTTGAAGGCCCGTGCAAGCACCGAACAGCAATCGCGATCCGACCAACTATCCTGGATGTGGCTACCCAGATGCAGATGGTCGCAGACGGTGGGGTGACCACCGAGAAGGCACCAATAGACCCAGAAGACGACACTGAACTCCAGGAGTGCGACTGCCAGTATCTAAACGACGATTTTCCGTGCTGGGAGTGTGTGAAAACCGGTCGACGCGAACTTCCTGAGTAG
- a CDS encoding transcription initiation factor IIB produces the protein MATREIYGQTFDEDVSSDQSATCVECGGQIRTNSIETACEDCGLIIDDQRIDQGPDWRSYKEKTDSQSRVGPPRTVARHDNGLSTEIGRWRDGNGNQLAGSKRSRLSRMRREHSRGRFGSKSERNLAHGLGEVRRITSVLDLAESIRNQACQLFRSAQNEDLLRGRSIEAIAAGSVYSACRCNGLGRTIDEIAALARVNQQRVMNAYKVLNQELGLPTQPIRPSGFVPRLASELGVSDQVRHRAQRLAEHSETVDKTVGVRPSGFAAACLYCASQEYGHPLTQRSAADAANVTPTTVRAHRDTIEGLPL, from the coding sequence ATGGCTACCAGAGAAATCTACGGACAAACGTTCGATGAGGATGTATCGAGTGATCAATCTGCTACCTGTGTTGAATGCGGTGGTCAGATACGCACAAACAGCATTGAAACGGCCTGCGAGGACTGTGGTCTCATTATCGATGACCAGCGGATCGACCAAGGCCCAGACTGGCGGAGCTACAAAGAGAAGACAGACTCACAAAGTCGAGTGGGGCCACCACGTACGGTGGCGCGTCACGATAACGGCTTGTCGACTGAGATTGGCCGATGGCGAGATGGAAACGGCAACCAACTCGCTGGATCGAAGCGCAGTCGACTGTCCAGGATGCGCCGGGAGCACAGCCGTGGCCGATTCGGGTCGAAATCAGAACGGAACCTTGCACACGGGCTCGGTGAGGTCCGTCGAATCACGAGTGTCCTTGATCTCGCTGAGTCGATCCGTAACCAAGCCTGTCAGCTCTTCCGAAGTGCTCAAAACGAGGATCTCCTCCGTGGCCGTTCAATCGAGGCGATAGCCGCAGGAAGTGTGTATAGTGCTTGCCGGTGCAACGGGCTCGGACGAACAATCGACGAGATCGCGGCGTTGGCCCGAGTGAATCAGCAGCGAGTGATGAACGCGTACAAAGTACTGAACCAGGAACTCGGACTGCCCACCCAACCCATTCGGCCAAGTGGGTTCGTCCCACGGCTTGCATCCGAACTCGGCGTTTCGGATCAGGTTCGACATCGAGCCCAGCGGTTGGCAGAACACTCGGAGACAGTCGACAAGACTGTGGGTGTCCGTCCTTCTGGGTTCGCAGCAGCGTGTCTCTACTGTGCTAGTCAGGAATACGGACATCCGCTCACACAACGGTCAGCCGCCGATGCTGCAAATGTGACGCCAACAACTGTCCGAGCACATCGAGATACGATTGAAGGACTGCCTCTCTGA
- a CDS encoding DUF7389 domain-containing protein has product MNCMSNSQHSETDSTKSSTTQSQPDQIEHVERSDVGVSLTVQLTRGTGTRDQDKITAKVKAKTLEEARTDMETLRAYIDDLAESTRQIQPAEVPK; this is encoded by the coding sequence ATAAATTGTATGTCCAACTCGCAACACTCGGAAACTGATTCCACAAAATCGTCGACGACCCAATCCCAGCCAGACCAAATAGAGCACGTCGAGCGGAGCGACGTCGGTGTCTCACTCACTGTGCAACTCACTCGTGGGACGGGGACACGGGATCAAGACAAAATAACAGCGAAGGTGAAAGCGAAAACCTTGGAGGAGGCTCGAACCGACATGGAGACTCTTCGAGCATATATTGACGACCTTGCTGAGTCGACACGCCAGATCCAACCAGCAGAGGTACCCAAGTAG
- a CDS encoding DUF6610 family protein, with amino-acid sequence MALSARSTSSKASEIVAARETDYVAFLHRVPFALDAFNLGFLTGFREDCTYQQNQYTDLELPVGMLDNDFRNPDLTRYVERFFRYEPQVGVIGDAYSVDEVEEYVAAARDIQASYPESELVIVPKCRAAIHAVPEDLIVGYSRGYADKLAHEFSEPTDWRGRRVHILGGSPLKQLKVIQQLTCPTLTGDPPADIVGLDWNGLHRGAQFGEFWTDRGWDDSGRDSDHVTVRKIVRYSLGQVREFWQAHGVWPESTLQDVGVEYAYRGPSPSDIESPACSECSMNVWSTERGPYVAEYDTGDLCGYCSYDCYFTHRHRNQLEELAGEQSVYFPPA; translated from the coding sequence ATGGCATTATCAGCACGTTCGACCAGTAGCAAAGCCAGCGAGATTGTAGCAGCTCGAGAGACCGACTACGTCGCATTTCTCCACCGCGTTCCCTTCGCGTTAGATGCCTTCAACCTCGGTTTTCTCACCGGCTTTCGAGAAGACTGTACTTACCAGCAAAACCAATACACGGATTTGGAGTTGCCAGTTGGAATGCTTGACAACGACTTCCGGAATCCCGATCTCACTCGATACGTGGAGCGGTTTTTTCGGTACGAACCACAGGTCGGCGTGATCGGTGATGCCTACAGCGTCGACGAGGTCGAGGAATACGTAGCTGCTGCTCGCGATATCCAAGCAAGCTATCCAGAATCAGAGTTGGTGATCGTCCCGAAGTGCCGTGCAGCCATTCATGCAGTACCAGAGGACCTCATCGTGGGATACTCACGGGGATACGCTGACAAGCTAGCTCACGAGTTTTCGGAGCCGACTGATTGGCGTGGTCGACGTGTCCATATTCTCGGAGGGAGTCCATTGAAACAACTCAAGGTGATCCAGCAGCTCACCTGTCCAACGCTGACGGGTGATCCTCCTGCAGATATTGTCGGCCTTGACTGGAATGGCTTGCATCGAGGGGCTCAATTTGGTGAATTCTGGACCGATCGTGGCTGGGACGACAGTGGTCGTGATTCCGATCACGTGACGGTTCGGAAGATCGTACGCTATAGCCTCGGGCAGGTTCGAGAGTTCTGGCAAGCACACGGCGTCTGGCCCGAGTCGACCCTCCAGGATGTCGGTGTCGAGTACGCGTATCGTGGGCCCTCACCGAGCGATATAGAGAGCCCAGCGTGTTCTGAGTGCAGTATGAACGTTTGGTCGACCGAACGTGGACCCTATGTGGCTGAGTACGATACCGGAGACCTCTGTGGGTACTGCAGCTACGACTGTTACTTTACACACCGACATCGGAACCAGCTCGAAGAGCTAGCTGGCGAACAGAGCGTCTACTTCCCACCAGCCTAA
- a CDS encoding ArdC-like ssDNA-binding domain-containing protein translates to MATTSETSVSFEESDTRHDEMHSTIEQWVDELVDHVDDAQESKEFQEWLDVQSRFHDYSHRNTLLIKLQCPEATRVAGYHTWRTDFDRHVQKGEQAIWIWAPIIAKRCPKCKNAPSYHDQVDCEYDETPPREWSKGLVGFRPTTVFDVSQTEGELLPELETAATGSAGDLVVKLTGVAEDLGVTVRIVEGEEWEYGEAMGVCKYRCIHSFHPVIEAKARANQADLAVTLIHEYAHALLHFGVDSEPERAKREVEAEAVAYIVGRFFDLDTSGSAFYLAAWENEDSEVIQDRLGRISSTAQKIIEAVSKI, encoded by the coding sequence ATGGCTACAACGAGTGAGACATCGGTTTCCTTCGAGGAGAGCGATACCCGACACGATGAGATGCACAGTACGATCGAACAATGGGTTGATGAGCTCGTCGACCACGTCGATGATGCACAGGAAAGCAAAGAGTTTCAGGAGTGGCTCGATGTCCAGAGTCGCTTCCATGACTACTCGCATCGAAATACCCTGCTCATCAAGCTCCAGTGTCCCGAGGCAACAAGGGTTGCAGGCTACCATACCTGGCGAACCGACTTCGACCGGCATGTCCAGAAGGGCGAGCAGGCAATCTGGATCTGGGCTCCGATCATCGCCAAGCGCTGTCCCAAGTGCAAGAATGCACCCAGCTATCACGACCAAGTCGACTGTGAGTACGACGAGACACCTCCAAGAGAGTGGTCGAAAGGGCTAGTGGGGTTCAGACCTACAACCGTCTTCGATGTCTCTCAGACGGAGGGTGAGCTCCTTCCCGAGTTGGAGACTGCGGCCACTGGGAGTGCTGGTGATCTCGTGGTGAAGCTCACGGGGGTGGCTGAAGACCTCGGTGTGACCGTTCGCATTGTTGAGGGAGAGGAGTGGGAGTACGGAGAGGCGATGGGTGTCTGCAAGTACCGATGTATCCATTCGTTTCACCCCGTTATTGAAGCAAAAGCTCGTGCGAATCAGGCCGATCTCGCCGTGACGTTGATTCATGAGTATGCCCATGCACTGTTGCACTTCGGTGTCGACAGTGAACCCGAGCGGGCAAAACGTGAGGTCGAAGCCGAGGCCGTTGCGTACATCGTCGGTCGATTTTTTGACTTGGATACGAGTGGGTCTGCGTTCTACTTAGCGGCGTGGGAAAACGAGGATTCGGAGGTGATCCAGGACCGTCTCGGTCGGATTAGTTCGACTGCTCAGAAGATCATCGAGGCAGTTTCAAAAATATAG
- a CDS encoding TATA-box-binding protein, with the protein MTAPTETIEIQNVVASTGIDQELDLETLVDDIPGAEFNPDNFPGLVDRTQDPKAAALIFRSGKIVCTGAASVDDVHEALEIIFEKLRELGIPVTDSPEITVQNIVSSADLGYDLNLNALAIGLGLEDVEYEPEQFPGLVYRMEDPGVVILLFGSGKIVITGGKFAEDATAAVENIVEKIDDLGLLG; encoded by the coding sequence ATGACCGCACCTACAGAGACAATTGAAATTCAGAACGTTGTTGCATCAACTGGAATCGATCAGGAACTTGATCTCGAAACACTTGTCGACGATATTCCCGGTGCCGAATTCAACCCAGACAACTTTCCTGGACTCGTTGATCGGACACAAGATCCAAAAGCTGCAGCACTGATTTTTCGCTCCGGGAAAATCGTCTGTACCGGCGCTGCAAGTGTTGATGATGTCCACGAGGCCCTCGAGATAATTTTTGAGAAGCTTCGTGAGTTAGGTATCCCAGTCACTGACTCTCCAGAGATCACCGTCCAAAACATTGTTTCGAGTGCAGACCTCGGTTATGATCTTAATTTGAATGCACTCGCGATCGGGCTTGGGTTGGAGGATGTTGAGTATGAACCCGAACAGTTTCCTGGACTCGTCTACCGAATGGAAGATCCAGGGGTCGTCATCCTCCTCTTTGGGAGCGGTAAAATCGTAATTACGGGTGGTAAATTTGCTGAGGATGCGACTGCTGCTGTAGAGAATATTGTTGAGAAAATCGATGATCTCGGTCTACTGGGCTAA